Below is a window of Oryza brachyantha chromosome 10, ObraRS2, whole genome shotgun sequence DNA.
AATTTCAGTGTTGTACACAGAAATAGTCAATAATAGTAACAattaagggtttttttttcattcttaaaaagtatcttaagtataaaaaattttagtgtataaTTCTGGTATACCTTAAGCtactaaacttttacactaaaaaatatggtacctcgGGCGCTTGAAAAagacggtaaaaaaactcaacagTTAATAATTAGAACAAATTAATTGCACGGAACCTGAGTTAGCTATGTTGTACTCGCAGGGCCATCTGGGAGAGGTGGTGTTCGTGGAGCTGCCGGAGGGCGGGGCGAAGGTGAGCCAGGGAGGAGCCTTCGGCAACGTGGAGAGTGTGAAGGCCACCAGCGACGTTAACTCCCCCATCTCCGGCGAGGTCGTCGAGGTCAACGGCAAGCTCTCCGAGACACCTGGCCtggtatatacacacacaaaagcTTAAGCTCAACTAACTAATGTCGTGCGTAATGATCAGAGTTGATCACACTTAATGCTGCTGCTAATGGTGGCAGATCAACTCGAGCCCCTACGACGACGGGTGGATGATCAAGGTGAAGCCGAGCAGCCCGGCGGAGCTGGACGCCCTGATGGACGCGGCCAAGTACACCAAGCActgcgaggaggaagacgctCACTAGAGCCCCACACCCAaacccccctctctctctctcttcctttttgTTAACTTTTGTTACTCAAATCAAATCCTTTGTTTCAACCTGGTGCAAACAACTCCTCCTCTGTATCCGTGTGTGATTAATAACTAAACCTGCGGGGCTTCCCATGTGTTCAGTTAGTTGTATCTGAACTTGTGATCAGTCCAACCATCTACCTATATACTCCCTCATGTATGAATGtatgacgttggttagttcaattttgaactaaccaatgTCCTACAAATAAAATGGGAGGGAGTAGTTCAAGAAAATTCTCAAGTTATAATGACAGAAAATTCAGGTTGGATAAATGAAATTATCATGTTTCTTATTAGAACAAAGAGTTCATTCCATATGAAGTAAGACTTGGTGCttagtaattttaaaattaccaGAACCTGTCACCTATCaattctgaaatttatttattttttttgcagtggAAGTTTGAAGTTAcatgaataagaaaaatataaattaatggaAAGAAAACACATACCATTAGATACTGCAATGGCCTATATAAACAGGTGCTAATAATGCATAGGTTGACATCCaaagtttcattaaaaaaatagatgtaaAGCATACAATCATACATTCATACGgacaaataagtaaataacacaaccctaatataaaattaaaaaaacgaaattTTACCTAGCCGTCAAAGCCGAAAGAGACGGGCGGCCGGTTTTCGGTGAAGGTTTGAGTGCGCcatcgccgacggcgacgcgccACCGGCGCGTCGCGTTCGCCCGTGCCCGTGCCCGTGCCCGTGACCGCGGGGGgactccggctccggcggcgcgcgcgatCACGGCGTCTTCCCGGTGTGTTGGGGGCGTGGCTTTGGCGTCACGGACTCGACTCGCTGGGGGCTCGCGCTCCCGCGGGCGCGTCAACGTCTCCGCGGGTTCGGTgtggtggtggccggcggcgtgctCTGCTCGGCTCCGCATGAGCGGAGTCGCCGGCGTGTGGTTGGTCCGGGGGGAGCCGCGTCCCCATCGCCTCAGGTCAATCCCCTCCCTAATCATTTCGCTAATTTGGCCTGcattttgtgcaaaaaaataaactttataaacATTACTCATATGATCTTttctaaccaaaattttaactttacgatagttaattaattcatttgtacctttaaataactataataaaaatcagataaatcGAATGTTCAAAATCTTCAAATGTTCAAACGGGCCGGTATGAAACGCAGGGAAAAGATGCAGATTGAAGTAGATATCAGATTCAAATGTTGTAAAATTCTTTCATGTATTTGGAGCAATTGAAAGTTTGAAACAAGGGTAACCAAATACGGAGAGCAGTAGAAATGTGGAATACATTTGTTTGACTTAGGGATGCTACTGTAGCAGTATAGtaccctccgtcccaaaataaaccaatttttcactttttatctataatttttgactattcgtcttatttaaaaaaattttgggattaatatttttgtttttattagatgataaattatgaatagtactttacatgtgactaatttttttctaattttttaaaatatttttaaataagacggatggttaaacgttggacacggaaacggagaattgatttttttaagacagATGGAGTAGTATAGTATAATAGTACTCCTATAGTTGGTCAGAGAGCAGCGAAGACTGAGTTGTCAGTGAGAAAAGAGGAAGCGAATAGGAGTATATGCCTCCAGTTGAGACTTTTTCAGAGACGCTCTTTGAAATTAGGGGCGCCATGATCCAATTATTTAGCACTCCAGTACATTCCACAAAGCTGTGTTTATAAGGTCGTAATAATGCTGTATTCATTCTGAACATGGACGACAACAGATTGGCCAGTACTTCTAAACTTACTCCCACTTTCcaaaataatgtatttatagaatttgaattctctatcataatataagcattaTACAGTGATTTTTGGGATTTCAATAGTTCCAATGATTCTAGAACCAATCAAATGCTTAGAAAGGGTAATTAATCAattcaatatttaaaatttgtctgCTAAAGTGACtataaaggatttttttttggcatctCCTTAATTCATACTGACCAACCAAAACTACTTAAATTTTCGAACAAATATAGTattgaaaagtaaaaaaaaaaagctcttaaCCCTACTGTCGACAGTAGTAGCAGTACATAATCAAGTTGCAGTAGCAgttttatctcttttttttttaagaaaggaGTTGCACACACAGTATGTACATACACAAATCTCTTGAAATCCAAACTCTAGTTGAAATCTAAGTCCATCACCAACGATATGAACAGAAGGAAGAACACCCGGTGAACTCTACACAAACAACgaaaggaatagaaaaaaaaccaaaatctctTTAGAATCGTGGAATGGACGATCCATTTTTTCTAATCACCCTCTCAAATCGCTGCCACTTTTTGCACCACAATGTGATCGAAATTCCCCGTTAGCACACACAAACCCCAGCTTTTGATGCtccaaatcttttttttccccaacaCCTTttgctctccttttttttgattctttttttttataatgtgcTTGAGCACTACCACTTTGTTCTTCTAGCTCTGGCCAATAGGAGGGGTCCACGTTTGCGGATGACGTCATCCTCGTCATCATGAAGTTACAGCTCACCAAAGCCCCAGATCTAAGCGCCTAGGATTCGACACGACACGACGGCCTCCTCGTGAATCAGAGCTTCCCGTGGCCGTCGGATCCCTTGGCGACGGCCGAGATGGAGCCCTGCGCGCTCTGCTCCAGGGTGCGCACCACGTCGGCCATGGACGGCCGGAGGCTCGGGTTGTCGCCGACGCACGaggccgccagcgccgccacggcggaggcctcgccggcgtcgtagGCGCTGCCGAGCCGCTCGTCGACCAGCACGCGCGCGTCGCAGGGGGCGGCGCCTGGGACCGGCCTGAGGCGCGGCGCGAGCACGGCGGTGAGGAGGCGGCCCTCCGCCGCGCAGAAGGCCTCCATGCCGGTGAGGAGCTCCAGGAGCAGGACGccgaagctgtacacgtcgCTCTTCTTGGTGACCATGCCGGAGCGGATGTAGTGCGGGTCGACGTAGCCCGGGGAGCCGAGCATGGTGTGCGCCGACGACCgggggcggacggcggcggagaaccCCATCCGCGCCGACCCGAAGTCGCAGAGCTTGGCGGACATGGCCGCGTCGAGGAGCACGTTCGAGGCCTTCACGTCGCCGTGCACCACCTGCGGCTCGCACCGGTCGTGCAGGTACTCGAGCGCCCGCGCCACCTGCAGCGCCACCGACACGCGCCGCGCCCACGGCATCGTCCCGGCGGCCTTCCCGCCTCCGTGCAGCCGCTCGTGAAGGTTCCCGTTCGCCGCGAACTCCAGCACCAGCACGCCCTCCTCTGCAACGACAAAAGCCAGAGAGTTTTTTTCAGCACAACGAAGCAACATCCACGGCACACGGCCAGCTCGGGCAAAACCAAAACGCCGGTGAGCGAGCTCGAGAATCAAAGCACCCACCTTGCTGCTCGCAGAAGGCGAGGAGGCGGACGATGTGCGGGTGGCGGACGCGGAGGAGCGCGTCGAGCTCCTGGCGGAACACGCGGTGGAGCCGCTCGCTGCTGCGGTGGAccttgacggcggcgagggcgccggAGATGCGCGCGAGGTACACCGTGCTAAACCCGCCctcgccgaccaccgccgaCGTGAACCCGCCCGTCATCGCCTCCACCTGCGACCACGGCAGCCTCATTGCCGCCCCAACCGCTCCCGTTTTCCCCCCATCTTCCTCCCCAAACCCTCCTTCACCGCCGCAGCCCGCGTAATCATGGAGCTCcctgtcgccggcggccgccgtattggcgccgcagccgcagcacaAGAACCTGTACCTCTGCCACATCCTGCCTCGGTGCCTCCCTTCTCAGCTCGCGTGCTCCTCTGCTTCTTGCACCCGcaagagagaagaggaaagtgaagagcagagcagaggaggaaggagaagacgaAGACTTTGTGTGGCGTTTGGGGTGATGATGTGTGTACTTGGGGGTAGACTTATATATTGCTGCGTGTGGGGAATTCGGATTTAATCGGGGTGTGAACTGCAAAATGCAAGCCAAATTGGCAAGCCCCCCGTTTTCGTTTATACTTGTGCAGTTATGattatagttaaaatttagacCATACAACttacatttatatatagtttttggttttttattatagtttattttcaagcaatgtttttatatcactatatatatataaagttatatctatatattatttttaattgctaataaACCTTAACattatacttttttaaaacaaaaagatgatgcTAGAAGAGATTATGGGATTCAGATCACTTCTTatattgtttcatattattgcTCACTGGTATATGGGTTTATAGGGTAGAATCATACCCAACCTGTGTCTGAGATTATAAGATGAATTGGTGTGGTGATAGATTAAGAGGGAAATACTAACAATGGAGCctcttcaaaaaatatttaaaaatgagtCTTGGGTGGCTGGCATATGGAGCCCACCTTACTCACTACTCACTAGTGTTAGGTCACAACAAATACACTTGTTAAGAACAACAAAATCTCCTTTAGCTCACCTTCCATTCCATCATCCCTGGAATCCAATAGGTTAACACTGAAAtaattgccttttttttaaaggatgGATTGATCATTGGATTTAGATTAAATCGATAGCTCATAAGCATGAGGCTGAGCTACATGTATACGTGGTAGCACCATTGGATTAGATTACAGCTGAAACGGCATTATATGGCACTGGACAGTTATAGTTCCTTCAAGATCCAGGATGTCTCGCAACCACCATTTGATCGTCTAGGTaaggtacgtacgtacgccaTGATGTTATTTGCAAAAGCTTTTTCCGTGCCATTTATTTGCCGCTGCCGCTGATCATCTCCGGTCATGCATCAGAGCATTCCAAACCCCTCGTCTAGGTTCTTTATATCAGTTATtgttatttagatgttcatcTAAAGATTGGTTCTTTATATCGATTATCACTCTAACAAAACATTCATATTAtatcctttatatatatttattaatattttataatcatatcCTCTCATATTACCGttgctctctttttttctttaagatTGAGATGTTGCGATTTGGAGTGGGAGAGTGTTCTCTTTTCAATATATTTCAATGTAGAGGtatttttttgatagaatAAAGTATATGTTAAACTAGctttactaatttttttctcacatactcttattttaggacaagaGCTTGAGTACAGTACTCTCTACTTGTAGTCTATTACCAGTATTACCGTTGATATAAGAATCTCGCCcgttaatttaaaattctactaccagcaaaaaaaatattatactaccagtagttATTATGATAGTACAAGTATATCTAATCTAttggattagaaaaaataaattagttctACTACTATCCGGAGAACATTATAGAACACCTAACGAGCTTGACGCTAGTACTATCCGGAGAATTCTAAGGTAAACTGAGGAATTACCAGCAGTACGCTTACACTAATGACGCTAGTGCATGACAACCAGCATGTGATGAGGCTTCGTCCTCGGCCTCGGGTATGCATGGCACGGTGTCGGAGGAGGCGACAGAGAATGGCCGGGACGGATTCGGTTGGGGTTGGTGGCGTCGGCCGAATTTGGTCGatccggtcgccgccgtgggcCGTCCGTCCGGCCGACCGGTGGCGGTGGTCAAGGGGAGGTGGAGCTAGGAGACGACGGCCAGCCAGCCGGTGGAAGGCCATCCCGGTGGGCGCAGCGATCTGAAGCGAGCTAGTCTCCGCgattaatgtgattttttggTCGCTTCTGATTACCTGTCAGCGTCCGATCTGTGCTTCGCATTAGCACCATGCCGATCAATATCGTCCGAGCAGTCTGTGATGCTAATTAGTCTGCTTGCTGCTGCGAGATTGCAAAAATGCAAAAGCTAGTAGGCTCAAATTAAGCTCACATGACTGTGCAAGGATGCTGCTGTTAGTACTACCCTAGTAATGCAGACGAAAAAAATTCAGAGCTTTGCGGGCAGAAGTCATAAAGTTTGCATCAGCAAAAGCAGCATTTTTTGCTTGCTTGTAACCCTGACTAAAACGACAGTTTGTTACATGCATCGATCAGTAGTAGTTCTCTTCAGGTTTCTTTCTTGCTTGATGCTGTTTACTAGTACTACAGTTAATTTCTAGTACTACTCGGCTAACCTTTCGGTGTTTCAGATTTGCGAGTTATAATGGTAATAAAGCTGAGCAGAGCTgagcaactttttttttttgaaggagCATGAACACATCGGATTCCTGAACCTCACAGGAAAAGAGCTCGCGTTCACTGGACTCAACACATCTGCATGGGGCGCGTACGGGGAGCGTTTTAAAAGGGGTGAAATTTATTGCTTCAAGCGAAGCTACGCTGCTCGCtggccatccatccatcctgtGCTGGCCTCTCTTTTATGGATCCAAACGTCTTAAatttctcctcctcgtcgttcttgttcttcttctcctccatcCCTTGCAATGCAAGCGCATCTGGCTGCTTGGATGATCCAACAGGACAAGACACAGAGAAAAATGTGGTAGTAGGAGTAGGAGAAGGAGTCGTCGCTGGGGTCAAGCAGGAGTAAGTGGCTTCTACGTACGGTTGCCTGTGATGAGACGATGAGTGAGTGCTAGTTAAGCTGCGATGTCCAGCACCTGAAAAGGTAGAAAAGGCCATTGATCCCTCGTGAGCATCTGGTTGCTGAAGCTCAGAGGAAGTTTCGGAAAGAGATGTTTTAAATGGTCTCTATTAGACTTTTTTGATCTAATATATCGGATTTGTTTATACGAGAACCTCATCTACT
It encodes the following:
- the LOC102702040 gene encoding glycine cleavage system H protein, mitochondrial gives rise to the protein MALRLWASSAANALKISCSGASRAAPAYSISRYFSTVLDGLKYSSSHEWVKHDGSVATIGITDHAQGHLGEVVFVELPEGGAKVSQGGAFGNVESVKATSDVNSPISGEVVEVNGKLSETPGLINSSPYDDGWMIKVKPSSPAELDALMDAAKYTKHCEEEDAH
- the LOC102702318 gene encoding salt tolerance receptor-like cytoplasmic kinase 1; its protein translation is MWQRYRFLCCGCGANTAAAGDRELHDYAGCGGEGGFGEEDGGKTGAVGAAMRLPWSQVEAMTGGFTSAVVGEGGFSTVYLARISGALAAVKVHRSSERLHRVFRQELDALLRVRHPHIVRLLAFCEQQEEGVLVLEFAANGNLHERLHGGGKAAGTMPWARRVSVALQVARALEYLHDRCEPQVVHGDVKASNVLLDAAMSAKLCDFGSARMGFSAAVRPRSSAHTMLGSPGYVDPHYIRSGMVTKKSDVYSFGVLLLELLTGMEAFCAAEGRLLTAVLAPRLRPVPGAAPCDARVLVDERLGSAYDAGEASAVAALAASCVGDNPSLRPSMADVVRTLEQSAQGSISAVAKGSDGHGKL